GCAGTTCACTACAAAAAGATGGTAACTATAAAGAAACTAAAGTTATTTCATAGGTCTAATGTTTTTCTGTGTGCCCTTTCGCAAACGTGCGCAAGCATTGAGCATGAAGTTTCTTGTTTCGTTAAGTCAGCTGGTTTCAAAAAAATTTAGAGTGCTTAATTTTTATATTTTTGAAAGTATTTATTAGAGAGGCCCTTTCCAGGTTGAGTCATTCATTAAATTCGTGATTCTTTCTCACTAAACATGTTTGCATATAGGCAACGTCGCAGCCTTGTCATACGAAAGAGTTTTCGACTATGAGGTCCATGAGTACGAGGATGACTACTCCTACGGTGACTGCAGTGGAACTCTGGTGCGAGGTACGTTACCCTTTCTCCTACCATACAAAGTTGACGGTATTGTTTTTATTATATAACTCGATACCATGGTCATGGTTATACGACGCACAGTGTATGAAAAGTCGCTGGTTTCATTATGAAGCTAAGGATACTATGTCTGCAATGAGAGCGAAAGCCACAAGAAGCAGGCCTTTAGCACTGCAAGATAACACTTAGCCGGTTGACGTAGAGTGCAGCGCGGAATTATGGTGGTACCGGGTCCAACAGTTATGCAAGCACGCGAATAACTTAGCCGCCAGGGTGAAGAAACGATTGTGATAGAAAAAACTGGAATGTGATGTTAAGCAAAACTGGTAGCTACCTTTTTGCATACGAGTTCGAATAACTTTACAAAATGCTGGTTAAAGTGAAGGCAGCCGCTCCATGGAGCGAAGCTTTCTTCATTCTGCTGTTCGTTTCAAGGCGAGGTAAGTGATGACAAGACAGTATACGTACAAGGGTATACGAGCCAACTGCCGGTGACTGGCGAGATAGCTGGCGCACCAACACTTGTCATCAACGTTCGCAGTTGCTTCTCGAATGACGCAGTATCTCCACAAGCAGGAGCCAGGACTTGTAGCGTTGCGCATAGGGCGGGACGAATGAATGAACACGATAGCACACAACTGTTAACAGTTTATTGACGAGAGTCAACTGAACTTTGTATACATTTCCACGACAAAGATGCACGTCCTAATCAAGCAACCAGCGCACGTGATAACCCTTTCAAAGAAGTAAGGCtgtatcaacaaaaaaaaaagggggggggggtatcccGTCAACACACGGATGTGTTGCACTTGAAATGTAAGCGGCGACATTTCGTGTAATATACCAGTCAGTACTAAACACCAGCTAAGACAGCAAAAGATAATTCACCGAGATTTGCAGACGTAAAACTGTGGACGATAATCGTACGTGGTTATAAATCTGTAGAATAAAGCATGCACAAATAAAAGTGATGCCACAGAATCAAACGTTCAGTACAAGTTAATGGAGACGATTCAGCTGCTATACAGACGCTTTGCACACAAATTTTACCCGTGGCTGATGAGCCAGTCAAAGCACCttgttcattttttatttgtGTTCAAGGTGCATGGTCTGTGTCCATATCCCTAACCCTACACTATATTCCATGAAATCAGTTTCAGTGGCATACTCCAATTACACAATGCATATGTGTAAATGAAGCGTTTATAACTGCTCAGACACAGTAAACTAATCAttatattgttgttgttttttcttctgcAGGTACCAATCACCGGACTATGTCCACACGTCGTTTCATGTGGTGGCAGTACGAGGCATGCAGCAGTGGCCGTACCTACGTGACGTGCGGCGGAGACCTCAGGTGTACCAGCACTCGACGACGGTGCGGCCGAGCTTGTGCATTGTGGACGAACACTAGTAAGCCTAAAGCATTGAATGTATACATTATACCAAACAGCATGACGCCCACTCCCCGGATAAACTCTTGAGAATAAATGGGCTAACGACGATGAGAGTGGTATTCCTGGTTTGATTTTGTGTCGCCACATTCTGATGATATAAAATGCGAAAATTCTATATAGAGCGTACCAAGCTCTCAGACAAGCGAGAGATAAATTTATGCGAATCGAAGCGGGAATGATCAAGCTTTGGCTCGGGTGACAGACAAATGCGTGGGGGGAAGGGAGAAATAGAAAATGGTAGGTGAGATGGCGAAgaacaaaagcaaaataaatgATAAATGAACCACTACTCTAAACAGACGCAACATGATCATGTTCTAATTCCCAAACGCTCGTCAAATGCTGTCGCCTTCAAGCAACAATACCATTTCGTGGCATCGCGCCTTCACGATTTCGTAGACCAGGATCTTCTTCTCTGATAGTAGTCTCGTACTAATACGACAGATTTGGGCTTCTAAAACGCACCGGTGAGTATGCCAGGATGGGTAGTGACCCATGATGGGTTGAATTATTACCTCAAAGCGTCAATAATTGCGGGCCGTTCTGTCCGACGTTCCAATGAAACAAGAACATGCATTCACAACGCACACTTTAAACGACCACAGGTTCAGTCATATTATATTCCACCCGCTTTATACTGCAGTGACTCTCGTGTGCTCGGAGCACTTCTTGAACACACTCTACGCACATTAAAGTCCGCGTTCAAATGTTTCGCGGGAGACGGGATTGCATACAGGTGTCCAGAGCACTGAAACATACGCGAAAACGCTTGTGTCGTCATTCGTTCTTTATTTGATTGATTTTATTTTCAGTGCCACATTGCCCTACCCTTTGAGAAATAGTAAACTAGAGAACCGCTCTCAAAGCAAGCCTCTAGTAGTTGCGTTTAAGAAAACATTATTTTCTATTCTCGTGAACCTCGCGAACTGTATAATGTTTCGATAAATCATAAACTCCGTGCGACCTCAAACCCCTCACGTGCATAGATTTGATGGAACCACACCTTGGATTTCGAAGGACTGGAACTACTGTTCCTGAATCTGTTGCCTCTGTACAAGAGTGTGCGTTTTCGTGAGTCATCAGCTAACTTTGTGTAACCGCAGGAACCTAAATTGTATCTTTAACTTTTCCACTCTGTACACCCTTGagggcaaaaataaataaataaatcttctAACTTTATTTCTGGGTTTAAGCAGGTAATGTAGCTTTGCTGTATATATATCACGCGTTTTCATTTGTTTTGTGATTTTTTAGAGAAACAGTGTGCGTTCTACTTGCCATTTATGATTGAAACTTCATAAAGCATCTTCAGATATCCCAATACATTTACAGGCAGACAATCACAAGCTACCCTTTAGTGATATATTACTATTTGATTCTTTAGCGAGACCTTGACTATTCGCAAGGCCACTGATCCTCAATTTGCTTGGGAAATACGAACGCTCTCTTTAGCGCTGTAACGACTGTGGGATCGGTCCCTTTTCGCGCAAATACTGCTGAAGCACCATCCTTATCGCTTGTCGACTCACATGGCAATAAAGTATTTTCATGTTTTGTGAGCATGGCAGGCCTGTGTGAATGCATTTTTTATTCTATAGAGTAACCAACACATATTCGCCAGTGCAGTAATTGcccccttccttctttcctttctaCCTTACATTCAGAAGAGCGAAACACATGTGTATATTGAAAGACCATCAGCCAATATAACCGCTTCTCATTCGCTTAAAGGAAGTTTGTGTAGTGCTACAAAAATAGAAAATGAATCTGCAGTACATATAGGTATATAATCTGGAATTTGAACAGAGAAAGTTTAGTCAAGAGTAGCAGAGAACCTGCCTACACCCCGGCCTTTTCATTTGAAACAGAAGCATAGGTCGCTAATGCACTGTTTATGGTCAGGAAAGCGAAATAGAAAGCCTTTAATTTTACTATCTTCTTTCTGGTCACCTTCTCCATTACCCCAGCAAAGGGCAGTCAACCGGGCATGTATCTGGTTGATCTCATTGCCTTGTTCATTTTGCTTTTTTCCCTTCCTATCTTGATTGGGACCTTCATCCAGCTCATTCATTCTGATACTGTACGCAACAAGCAGGTAGTGCGCAAGCCATTGCAAACGAGCTGCGGTAAGCGCTCTGTTAATAACGTCTGAATAATTCTCTGGACATAGCTGATGCTTGTGGTTCTAATCTTCCGTAGGAGGCACGGGAACCAACACCGTAAGTCAGGCGAACGAATTTGTCGACAGTGTGCTTCTGCAAAGAATGCCCACTCTCGTCAGGGAAACATCCGAACACCTATCGCTGCCGTCCTGCTACTTCACGGTGAGCCCTgtcattactactactacttttaccACTAGAACAACAAATATTATTACAACATTGTATATAGAACAATCTTAACATTAGTATTAGTACtagcagtagtagcagcagcagcagtagtagtagtagtagtagtagtagtagtagtagtagtagtagtagtagtagtagtagtagtagtagtagtagtagtagtaagaggTAGGTGCATGCTAAAAAATACCAGGCGGTCGATATTTCCGGAACTCTCCCATATACGGCGTCTCCCGTAATCATATGGTTCCGGGACGATAAACTCCACGTGTTTTTATTATCTCAATATGCACTCAGTAGAAAAATACTTGTGAAATATAATACTATTGTTCCTGCAAATCATTTGGCCTCGAAGGACAAGGTTCAAACAAAACGTGTTTCCACGAGTGAAATAAACACAATTCATATCCGGAAGGTGCACAGAGCCCTTACAAAGAAAAACCTGCAATGTTTAGAAACGGTTGCTTGAAACTGGCCTTAATGATACATCTTTAAATATCCTACGTGAACTCATAGCTGGAGCAAGCACCGGTCAGGTCTACCAGACTTCTCGCACATGTGCCAACATACCCCTCATCAAAACTACTCCCTACAACATTTTAGAGTAAGCGTTTAGTGGCTCACTGCCTGTATAATCAGTATCAAATGCATTCTTTCAGTATCCTGTAACGGGCCGTTCTTGTAATTTGTATCAGCAATATTCAAAATTAAATGTTGAATTTCCGTTTATAAATATCTGTTGTGCTTTAATGTAATATCAAATTCTGTACCGGCCTTTTGCTATTgttagagagaaagaaagagctgtaataaaaaataaagcTTCCTGGTTACTGTAAGAACAGTTGCTCGTCCAGAGCCCCACTGGCCGTTGCGGTTCCCCGGGCCTTTCAAAATGGCTTCCGAAGCCCAGGTGAAGATTCGGGCCTTCGAATACCAACTGACGGGTCTGCCCTTAAATAACGGCGCGATAGAGTTTACCAGATGCTGTCTGCACTGTTAAGTTAGAGCTTCATGCTTAAGCATGCTGTGATAATGAGAAGGcaacgaccttcccatccccatcCCCCTTGATTTTTTCAGGTACACAGTACATCATGGAGGGACGACGACTTGGAGGTGGAAGTAATCTCGGGCCGATTCAGGAACTTTAGGAACGCAGTGAGGCGCCGCGGCAACTGTGTCCACTCAATGGTGGCGGGAAATGTGACCATCAGCTGCAGTCTCAGCATTGATGGCGTCGTCGCCGAACTCATGACAGAGGTATGACAGCCGGACATCAATTACCGGCATTTACGGCATCCTTTTGCTGGGTGCCTAAGCAATCCACGGCAATCTGAATGTACGCCGGCACCGCATTTATGACTTTAACACGGTGACGCTCTGTCAGTGATTCCCTGTGACTTTCACGAGCTTGACTTCCACATCACAATCCGCGTTGATGTACTTGTTAGTATTGAAACGGTTATATATCGGTTGGGATACAAACTTTTACATGGCGATTTCTATCTTTAAAACCATTCATGTCTCAGATAAAAAATTCATGTTTTATCATAAATAAAGCAAATCAAGGAATTCCGCCAAAAAGGACAAGATTGGACAGATAAATTCTACGAAACCTTGCATAATTAAAAAAAGTAGTAATCAGAGTCAAGCAAAATATTGCTACTCAATAGCGGCAActttcgggctagttggtacttaGCTGTAATCAAAATTTTAGCAAATACTGAAATAACAGAGCGAGGGAAACTTTACTCAAGAGAAAAGGAAAAGGGGGATTTTGGAGCTTGTGTAGTTGTTGCCCTATGTCCAGtactccactggccttagccacCCACCAGACTTGATCCAGGAGAtcgagctgcactcctgggtccgcGCTGGTGAGGTGTGCCTCTCACTGCTCAATACTAGGTTTTAGCCAATTTTCTCGGCAAACATCTGACATGAGAAGGAACACAAGGCTCGGACACGTGCTCCTCTGCAAGCTCACTCGTCTGCCTTTCGTGTTCTTAGTATTTGTATATTAGTATTTAACCGAATCAATTTTACTTCAGCTCAAGTACTTCGACTAGTTTCATTGAATGTTAACTGCTAGCATTACTTCAAGAAGAAATAAACGTCTCAGATACATACGTTACTGAGTGAACGGAAATTTTCGGCAAAATACCagttgaaaaattggcagattaaATGTACactgagaatcgatgatatgtgaagcactagtgaggaaggtcgatatgtcactttaaaatcagcacaacgttacgaggtggaggtaaattatgccgtgcatgacttctatgtcatgattgaGGCTTGAGGCTATTTTATTTTCCTGTTCATAGAAGAaaaaatgacacgtctaaacatattatcatgtttagacgtgtcatttgccttcatcatatattcacgtcacctgataccaaatttgatatatgttgagctagcgaaacggccgtgaacgtgctatgagcgtagcattgt
Above is a window of Rhipicephalus microplus isolate Deutch F79 chromosome 1, USDA_Rmic, whole genome shotgun sequence DNA encoding:
- the LOC119159688 gene encoding uncharacterized protein LOC119159688 isoform X2, which produces MATTKQIMGAFILVLFIITHIGNVAALSYERVFDYEVHEYEDDYSYGDCSGTLVRGTNHRTMSTRRFMWWQYEACSSGRTYVTCGGDLRCTSTRRRCGRACALWTNTRGTGTNTVSQANEFVDSVLLQRMPTLVRETSEHLSLPSCYFTVHSTSWRDDDLEVEVISGRFRNFRNAVRRRGNCVHSMVAGNVTISCSLSIDGVVAELMTEACHTMPILQHVM
- the LOC119159688 gene encoding salivary anticoagulant protein P23 isoform X1, with the protein product MATTKQIMGAFILVLFIITHIGNVAALSYERVFDYEVHEYEDDYSYGDCSGTLVRGTNHRTMSTRRFMWWQYEACSSGRTYVTCGGDLRCTSTRRRCGRACALWTNTRGTGTNTVSQANEFVDSVLLQRMPTLVRETSEHLSLPSCYFTVHSTSWRDDDLEVEVISGRFRNFRNAVRRRGNCVHSMVAGNVTISCSLSIDGVVAELMTETECGCWYGSRNYIHVDARMCGTTGRLEVTSARNEPAFLRTFVVDNSCFDVTLGDNFFLSSNQRNSLESDIRRYLVTQLQQKFSSYYEEKLEQAFSRMSFSMF